One window from the genome of Pedobacter schmidteae encodes:
- a CDS encoding sorbosone dehydrogenase family protein: MKMKLIAGFLIGLLCCGATVVNIDPPKKAAYRVENIKMPEGLTSENGAVEFLPDGRMVACFTRGEVMTYNTKTKKWKLFAEGLHDPLGILVISNTELLIIQRPELTRVKDTNGDGVADLYENVTDDFGLSGNYHEYNYGPVKDKKGNLFIALNSSSPGGSMRPEVRGKIDTSGRDGADGLRQMFSAVPYRGWIMKLSPDGKLHPYASGFRSPNGLGFDLQGNLFATDNQGDWVGTSPLYHIREGKFYGHPGSLIWTKGWNKGNPYHLTQEALDAMRSPAAILFPHGIMANSPTQPVCDNTKGKFGPFGGQLLIGEMNQERIVRVMLERVDGELQGACIPFLDGHGLRKGNNRMAFAPDGSLYVGQNSHGWLGDEGIQRVVFTGKMPVDVYTMSLTSNGFDLVFTQPIAAKAALNPANYKMRHYYYTYHKKYGSDQFGLATDEVKNIKISADGKRISLTIDGLKAGYVYELNLENIKSVKGEPIDNKLVCYTLNRLRKP; this comes from the coding sequence ATGAAAATGAAACTAATAGCCGGATTTTTGATTGGTTTGCTGTGCTGCGGTGCCACTGTGGTAAACATCGACCCACCTAAAAAAGCAGCTTACCGGGTCGAAAATATCAAAATGCCTGAAGGCCTGACCAGCGAAAACGGAGCCGTAGAGTTTTTGCCCGACGGAAGAATGGTGGCCTGTTTTACCAGAGGGGAGGTGATGACCTACAACACGAAAACTAAAAAATGGAAGCTGTTTGCCGAAGGGTTACACGATCCGCTGGGCATCCTGGTGATCAGCAATACAGAATTGCTGATTATACAGCGCCCCGAGCTGACCCGGGTAAAAGATACCAATGGCGATGGTGTGGCTGACCTGTATGAAAACGTAACGGATGATTTTGGTCTTTCCGGTAATTATCATGAATACAATTACGGACCGGTTAAAGACAAAAAGGGGAACCTTTTTATTGCCCTGAACTCTTCTTCTCCCGGAGGAAGTATGCGGCCGGAAGTGAGGGGTAAAATCGATACATCGGGAAGGGATGGTGCCGATGGGCTTAGACAAATGTTCTCTGCCGTACCTTACCGGGGTTGGATTATGAAACTAAGCCCGGATGGAAAGCTGCATCCTTATGCATCAGGTTTTCGCTCGCCAAATGGCCTTGGCTTTGATTTACAGGGTAACCTGTTTGCTACCGATAACCAGGGCGACTGGGTGGGTACAAGTCCGCTGTATCACATTCGGGAAGGGAAATTTTACGGGCATCCAGGGAGTTTAATCTGGACCAAAGGCTGGAATAAAGGGAATCCTTACCACCTGACACAGGAGGCGTTGGATGCTATGCGTAGCCCTGCAGCGATATTGTTTCCTCATGGCATTATGGCCAATTCGCCTACACAGCCGGTATGCGACAATACTAAAGGTAAATTTGGCCCTTTTGGCGGTCAGCTGCTAATTGGTGAAATGAATCAGGAACGTATTGTAAGGGTAATGCTGGAAAGGGTAGATGGGGAGTTGCAAGGAGCCTGTATCCCGTTTTTAGATGGCCATGGTTTAAGAAAAGGAAACAACCGCATGGCATTTGCACCTGATGGCAGTTTATATGTGGGACAGAATTCTCATGGCTGGCTGGGCGATGAAGGGATACAACGTGTGGTTTTTACTGGTAAAATGCCTGTGGATGTGTATACCATGAGCTTAACATCCAATGGTTTTGACCTTGTTTTTACCCAACCTATAGCTGCCAAAGCTGCCCTAAACCCGGCGAACTATAAAATGAGGCATTATTATTATACTTATCACAAAAAATATGGTTCCGATCAGTTTGGTTTGGCAACCGACGAGGTGAAAAATATTAAAATATCGGCCGATGGGAAGCGTATTTCTTTAACTATTGATGGCTTGAAGGCTGGATATGTATACGAGCTGAACCTGGAAAATATTAAAAGTGTAAAAGGGGAACCGATTGATAATAAGTTGGTTTGCTATACTTTGAATCGATTGAGAAAGCCATGA